One genomic window of Penaeus vannamei isolate JL-2024 unplaced genomic scaffold, ASM4276789v1 unanchor457, whole genome shotgun sequence includes the following:
- the LOC138861006 gene encoding uncharacterized protein: MCMYKVDISNTASYLTFVTIPTIFTITITIPAPLITIPAITTITIPPPPSPPPTTIPARLLIITTTTNYHLIPAAAITTTTIPAAAITTTTIPPPPSPPPPSPPPPSPPPPPSSFFSLSPPTTSPNSFRKSINS; this comes from the coding sequence atgtgtatgtataaagttgACATCTCGAACACTGCATCATACTTGACCTTTGTTACCATAcccaccattttcaccatcaccatcaccatccctgcTCCCCTGATCACTATccccgccatcaccaccatcaccatcccgccgccgccatcaccaccaccaacgaccatACCCGCACGTcttcttatcatcaccaccaccactaattaCCACCTGATCCCTGccgccgccatcaccaccaccaccatccccgccgccgccatcaccaccaccaccatcccgccgccgccatcaccaccaccaccatccccgccgccgccatcaccaccaccaccaccatcatccttcttctctctctctcctcccacgacGTCTCCAAACTCCTTTAGAAAATCCATCAATTCACA